One Triticum dicoccoides isolate Atlit2015 ecotype Zavitan chromosome 4B, WEW_v2.0, whole genome shotgun sequence genomic window carries:
- the LOC119295012 gene encoding telomerase Cajal body protein 1-like isoform X2, with protein sequence MEEAAEEQAAAPVAGDFEDAAENGTGEEEGGSAAAAEEDAAAAYSWPELRFDLPPRRRYHFADQFRSPCSSSAGNFLKGVKWSPDGSSFLTSSDDNSLRMFYLPEDAYGAAAEDTAEAAVGGQDSYGASLQVNEGEPVYDFCWYPYMSVSDPATCVFASTSRDHPIHLWDATTGELRCTYRAYDAMDEITAALSISFNSTGSKLFAGYNKAIRVFDVHRPGRDFEQYSLLKGGEGPTGIISSISFSPQNGMLAVGSYSQTTAVYAEGNMEPLYVLHGQLGGVTQVLFSKDGNYLYTGGRKDPYILCWDIRNTVDIVYKLYRSCDTTNQRVQFDIEPCGKHLATGGQDGMVHIYDLQGGQWVTGFQAAADTVNGFSFHPYLPLATTSSGHRRFGMEDEFEEESSLAGDENCCSVWKFSCSQES encoded by the exons ATGGAAGAAGCGGCGGAGGAGCAAGCGGCCGCGCCGGTCGCCGGCGACTTCGAGGATGCGGCGGAGAACGGGacgggggaggaggagggaggctctGCTGCCGCGGCAGAGGAGGACGCTGCGGCGGCGTACTCGTGGCCTGAGCTCCGCTTCGATCTCCCGCCGCGCCGCCGGTACCACTTCGCCGACCAGTTCCGCTCCCCTTGCTCCTCCTCCGCCGGTAACTTCCTCAAGGGCGTCAAGTGGTCGCCCGACGGCTCCTCCTTCCTCACCAGCTCCGACGACAACTCCCTCCGCATGTTCTACCT GCCGGAGGACGCGTACGGTGCTGCGGCGGAGGACACTGCAGAGGCCGCCGTCGGAGGCCAAG ACTCCTATGGTGCAAGCCTCCAGGTGAACGAGGGCGAGCCCGTGTACGACTTCTGCTGGTACCCCTACATGTCCGTGTCTG ATCCGGCCACCTGTGTATTTGCTAGCACCAGTCGCGATCATCCGATACACCTCTGGGACGCCACCACGGGAGAG CTTCGATGCACTTACAGAGCATACGACGCCATGGACGAGATAACGGCTGCACTTTCAATATCGTTTAATTCTACAGGATCCAA GCTTTTTGCTGGATATAACAAAGCAATCAGAGTGTTTGATGTTCATCGGCCTGGTAGAGATTTTGAGCAATACTCTTTGCTTAAAGGGGGTGAAGGGCCAACTG GTATAATATCTTCAATCTCGTTCTCTCCTCAAAATGGGATGCTCGCAGTTGGCTCGTATAGCCAGACAACAGCTGTTTATGCGGAGGGCAACATGGAGCCATTATATGTTCTACATGGCCAGCTTGGGGGTGTTACACAG GTGCTTTTTTCGAAAGATGGAAATTATTTATATACTGGAGGGCGGAAG GATCCATACATATTATGTTGGGATATTCGGAACACCGTGGACATTGTTTACAA GTTGTACAGATCGTGTGATACTACTAATCAAAGAGTACAATTTGATATTGAGCCCTGTGGCAAGCATCTTGCCACTGGTGGGCAG GACGGCATGGTCCATATTTACGACCTTCAAGGTGGCCAATGGGTGACAGGCTTCCAAGCAGCTGCTG ATACTGTCAACGgtttctccttccatccataccttCCTCTTGCTACAACATCATCTGGGCACAGAAGATTTGGTATGGAAGATGAATTTGAAGAGGAATCGAGTTTGGCAG GCGATGAGAACTGCTGCTCTGTCTGGAAGTTTTCTTGCTCACAAGAATCTTGA
- the LOC119295011 gene encoding uncharacterized protein LOC119295011 — protein sequence MSDESPATAAEKTQQDEQDGGGWGGWGLSVFSEISRSAVEVAKSAIADIQQPPEQEAGPGEGEDKGSNEPEGEEEDERRKAALDKLENAGEDSLLGQGLKVFDTSVESITTGTWQALGSAWRSGSLIVQKLETSASSLAETIQQGELPAKASEIAPTILETGKSFTAKGMEMLERVGKETMELIIEETGMEIEKEGTGEGDQQTEEEQSEEVSFDRCFYIYGGPDQLEELESLSSHYALLFNRKKTKLVAEQKTYYDGKIKEIQQLFTLSTKDEEDGPDSDKGKKIEAADTDGDAEMKKLCDSSVSKAAKMAAGFATGLGGLSPSDIIKRTTDRLETIHSEGVHRLSEMCCLAVSQLLVLGKSVISAANKSNDEDESDVKIDWPEDLISKAEIIRWRAQSIAVDIEKVATSFATGISDVAEAYTAAIQNALADKQGDVPHQSVQEKAKDISSHLKSDQTSAVSKLQDALQYLAYVVVCTSMPSV from the exons ATGTCCGACGAATCGCCGGCGACGGCCGCGGAGAAGACCCAGcaagacgagcaggacggcggaggGTGGGGAGGCTGGGGCCTCTCCGTGTTCTCCGAGATCTCCCGCAGC GCGGTGGAGGTCGCCAAGAGCGCCATCGCCGACATCCAGCAGCCGCCGGAGCAGGAGGCGGGCCCCGGAGAGGGGGAAGACAAGGGGAGTAATGAgccggagggggaggaggaggacgagcgccGCAAGGCGGCGCTGGATAAGCTGGAGAACGCCGGCGAGGACTCGCTCCTGGGCCAG GGGCTCAAGGTCTTCGATACCTCGGTGGAGAGCATCACGACCGGGACGTGGCAGGCGCTTGGAAGTGCATGGAGGAGTGGCTCACTGATTGTTCAGAA ATTGGAAACTTCTGCTTCAAGCCTTGCTGAAACCATTCAACAAGGAGAGCTACCTGCCAAAGCATCTGAAATAGCACCAACCATTTTGGAG ACAGGGAAGTCATTTACAGCCAAAGGAATGGAAATGCTTGAGCGTGTTGGAAAAGAGACAATGGAGTTGATCATTGAAGAGACTGGTATGGAAATTGAAAAAGAAGGTACTGGTGAAGGTGACCAGCAAACAGAAGAGGAACAGTCTGAAGAAGTATCATTCGACAGATGTTTCTACATTTATGGAGGACCTGATCAGTTGGAG GAACTGGAATCCCTGTCAAGCCACTATGCACTGCTATTTAATAGGAAGAAAACAAAACTTGTCGCTGAGCAGAAAACTTATTATGATGGAAAGATCAAAGAAATACAGCAGCTATTTACTCTTAGTACCAAGGATGAGGAAGATGGGCCAGACTCTGACAAAGGGAAGAAGATTGAAGCAGCTGATACTGATGGTGATGCAGAAATGAAGAAGTTATGTGACTCGAGTGTTAGCAAGGCTGCTAAAATGGCTGCGGG GTTCGCAACTGGCTTGGGTGGACTTTCTCCGAGTGATATCATCAAACGAACTACAGATAGGCTAGAGACCATTCACTCAGAGGGCGTTCAT AGATTGTCAGAGATGTGCTGCCTTGCAGTTTCTCAGCTTCTGGTGCTTGGGAAATCAGTTATCTCTGCTGCCAACAAATCAAATGACGAAGATGAAAGTGATGTGAAAATCGATTGGCCTGAAGATCTCATCTCGAAGGCAGAAATCATCAGATGGAGGGCGCAATCCATCGCTGTGGATATCGAGAAGGTCGCTACAAGTTTTGCTACAG GCATCTCAGATGTTGCTGAAGCTTACACAGCAGCGATACAGAATGCTCTGGCAGACAAGCAGGGCGATGTCCCACATCAGTCGGTGCAGGAGAAAGCCAAGGACATATCCAGCCATTTGAAATCCGACCAGACGAGTGCCGTCAGCAAGTTACAAGACGCCCTCCAGTACCTCGCATACGTCGTTGTCTGCACCTCGATGCCAAGTGTTTAG
- the LOC119295012 gene encoding telomerase Cajal body protein 1-like isoform X1: MEEAAEEQAAAPVAGDFEDAAENGTGEEEGGSAAAAEEDAAAAYSWPELRFDLPPRRRYHFADQFRSPCSSSAGNFLKGVKWSPDGSSFLTSSDDNSLRMFYLYARAPLLLPSRTFLCPRLTLLVPFSARPEDAYGAAAEDTAEAAVGGQDSYGASLQVNEGEPVYDFCWYPYMSVSDPATCVFASTSRDHPIHLWDATTGELRCTYRAYDAMDEITAALSISFNSTGSKLFAGYNKAIRVFDVHRPGRDFEQYSLLKGGEGPTGIISSISFSPQNGMLAVGSYSQTTAVYAEGNMEPLYVLHGQLGGVTQVLFSKDGNYLYTGGRKDPYILCWDIRNTVDIVYKLYRSCDTTNQRVQFDIEPCGKHLATGGQDGMVHIYDLQGGQWVTGFQAAADTVNGFSFHPYLPLATTSSGHRRFGMEDEFEEESSLAGDENCCSVWKFSCSQES; the protein is encoded by the exons ATGGAAGAAGCGGCGGAGGAGCAAGCGGCCGCGCCGGTCGCCGGCGACTTCGAGGATGCGGCGGAGAACGGGacgggggaggaggagggaggctctGCTGCCGCGGCAGAGGAGGACGCTGCGGCGGCGTACTCGTGGCCTGAGCTCCGCTTCGATCTCCCGCCGCGCCGCCGGTACCACTTCGCCGACCAGTTCCGCTCCCCTTGCTCCTCCTCCGCCGGTAACTTCCTCAAGGGCGTCAAGTGGTCGCCCGACGGCTCCTCCTTCCTCACCAGCTCCGACGACAACTCCCTCCGCATGTTCTACCTGTACGCGCGCGCGCCTCTCCTTCTTCCTTCCCGTACCTTCTTATGCCCTCGACTAACGCTCCTTGTTCCTTTCTCGGCCAGGCCGGAGGACGCGTACGGTGCTGCGGCGGAGGACACTGCAGAGGCCGCCGTCGGAGGCCAAG ACTCCTATGGTGCAAGCCTCCAGGTGAACGAGGGCGAGCCCGTGTACGACTTCTGCTGGTACCCCTACATGTCCGTGTCTG ATCCGGCCACCTGTGTATTTGCTAGCACCAGTCGCGATCATCCGATACACCTCTGGGACGCCACCACGGGAGAG CTTCGATGCACTTACAGAGCATACGACGCCATGGACGAGATAACGGCTGCACTTTCAATATCGTTTAATTCTACAGGATCCAA GCTTTTTGCTGGATATAACAAAGCAATCAGAGTGTTTGATGTTCATCGGCCTGGTAGAGATTTTGAGCAATACTCTTTGCTTAAAGGGGGTGAAGGGCCAACTG GTATAATATCTTCAATCTCGTTCTCTCCTCAAAATGGGATGCTCGCAGTTGGCTCGTATAGCCAGACAACAGCTGTTTATGCGGAGGGCAACATGGAGCCATTATATGTTCTACATGGCCAGCTTGGGGGTGTTACACAG GTGCTTTTTTCGAAAGATGGAAATTATTTATATACTGGAGGGCGGAAG GATCCATACATATTATGTTGGGATATTCGGAACACCGTGGACATTGTTTACAA GTTGTACAGATCGTGTGATACTACTAATCAAAGAGTACAATTTGATATTGAGCCCTGTGGCAAGCATCTTGCCACTGGTGGGCAG GACGGCATGGTCCATATTTACGACCTTCAAGGTGGCCAATGGGTGACAGGCTTCCAAGCAGCTGCTG ATACTGTCAACGgtttctccttccatccataccttCCTCTTGCTACAACATCATCTGGGCACAGAAGATTTGGTATGGAAGATGAATTTGAAGAGGAATCGAGTTTGGCAG GCGATGAGAACTGCTGCTCTGTCTGGAAGTTTTCTTGCTCACAAGAATCTTGA